The following are encoded together in the Cheilinus undulatus linkage group 3, ASM1832078v1, whole genome shotgun sequence genome:
- the amigo3 gene encoding amphoterin-induced protein 3 translates to MLHAHANTGFLQAAVSPAAAGSSPSWWCLVVLLVCLQLPQLSPAQPTICLSQGSPAAGRCLCASDIVSCTGSGLEQVPGEVPPSAVTLDLSHNRIVQLEGGGFEGLYRLETLRLAHNRLTSIQAGAFRNTSGTLLRHLDLSSNQLRVLEQHYFLDLPGLEELLLFNNRIVHVESRALTGLVSLRKAYLSHNRLTDFPFFSLAERSHPHLSLLDLSSNRLPKLPLEDISNLPASVQRGLYLHNNSLVCECSMYALFRHWEQRNFTSITDFRQEHTCLVYGIQKGTVRFFQHDRFFEKCDFSGMSGLLKYQESSVSVSAGKALLLHCVTTLTGQHVTFLWVSPNQEYVAPPGNNGSLKMYSNGSLEIVAARAEDSGIYWCMSLDQQHQRNETLEVNVTVLLQTDSAPHESFNTGFTTLLGCVVSLLLVLMYLYLTPCRCPPCRKASAPATATPSQGNEAGVGSAQSSILTPTPPTTTEGPGRKVSTNKHVVFLEPIKEQQNGRLRAGPGAGAVMHGHLGPGLLLGPEQTSKIHNQSQQRAGETDSIMSVFSDTPIMLP, encoded by the coding sequence ATGCTGCACGCCCATGCTAACACGGGTTTCCTGCAGGCTGCGGTGTCTCCAGCTGCGGCGGGATCCTCGCCGTCCTGGTGGTGCCTCGTGgtgttgttagtgtgtctgCAGCTCCCGCAGCTGAGCCCCGCGCAGCCCACCATCTGCTTGTCTCAGGGCTCGCCTGCAGCAGGAAGATGCCTCTGTGCCTCCGATATCGTCAGCTGCACCGGCAGCGGTCTGGAGCAGGTCCCCGGAGAGGTGCCGCCCTCTGCGGTCACTCTGGATCTCAGTCATAACCGGATCGTGCAGCTGGAGGGAGGCGGTTTTGAGGGACTCTACAGACTGGAGACATTACGGTTAGCGCACAATCGTCTGACTTCTATCCAAGCGGGGGCGTTCAGGAACACCTCCGGGACTCTGCTGAGACACCTGGACCTGTCGTCCAATCAGCTGCGCGTTCTGGAGCAGCATTACTTCCTGGATTTACCGGGATTGgaggagctgctgctgttcAACAACCGGATCGTCCACGTGGAGAGCCGAGCCCTGACAGGACTGGTCAGCCTCCGGAAGGCCTACCTCAGTCATAACAGACTCACTGACTTCCCCTTCTTCTCCCTGGCAGAGCGCAGCCACCCTCACCTGTCGCTGCTGGACCTGTCCTCAAACCGCCTCCCCAAACTGCCCCTGGAGGATATATCAAACCTACCCGCGTCGGTTCAGAGAGGACTCTACCTTCACAACAACTCGCTGGTGTGCGAGTGTTCCATGTACGCTCTGTTTCGGCACTgggagcagagaaacttcaccTCGATCACGGACTTCAGACAGGAGCATACTTGTCTGGTCTACGGGATCCAGAAAGGGACGGTACGTTTCTTCCAGCACGACCGTTTCTTTGAGAAATGTGACTTCAGTGGGATGAGCGGGCTGCTGAAGTATCAGGAGAGCAGCGTGTCTGTGAGCGCGGGAAAGGCGCTGCTGCTTCACTGCGTGACCACGCTGACCGGGCAGCACGTCACCTTTCTCTGGGTGTCGCCCAATCAGGAGTACGTGGCGCCACCGGGAAACAATGGCTCCTTAAAGATGTACAGTAATGGGAGCCTGGAGATCGTGGCGGCAAGAGCAGAGGACTCTGGGATCTACTGGTGCATGTCTCTGGACCAGCAGCACCAACGGAACGAGACTCTGGAGGTGAATGTGACCGTTCTGCTGCAGACCGACAGCGCGCCGCACGAGTCCTTCAACACGGGCTTCACCACCCTGCTGGGCTGCGTTGTCAGCCTGCTGCTAGTCCTCATGTACCTGTACCTGACGCCCTGCCGCTGCCCCCCCTGCCGTAAAGCCTCCGCCCCAGCCACCGCCACCCCTAGCCAGGGGAATGAGGCTGGGGTGGGGAGCGCCCAGTCCTCCATCCTCACCCCAACCCCGCCCACCACTACCGAAGGCCCGGGCCGCAAGGTCAGTACCAACAAGCATGTGGTGTTTCTGGAGCCAATCAAAGAGCAGCAGAATGGCAGACTGAGGGCGGGGCCAGGGGCCGGTGCCGTGATGCACGGACACCTGGGACCCGGTCTACTGCTAGGGCCAGAGCAGACCTCAAAGAtccacaaccaatcacagcagaggGCGGGGGAGACGGACTCCATCATGTCCGTCTTCTCTGACACGCCCATCATGTTGCCATAG